The following coding sequences are from one Hydra vulgaris chromosome 04, alternate assembly HydraT2T_AEP window:
- the LOC136079516 gene encoding uncharacterized protein LOC136079516 — MEKTSCSRRKWIVNCRPTFEDLLKTFPPLKDLAIHFQKDFCCNFPESNDFLAHWEQITPHVISWARQKTYLMVKQILAELDMQDNHSIGIEMDFAFLLLPLIIKVPSKNKSCASAAEVAEHFI; from the exons ATGGAAAAAACTTCATGCTCTCGTCGAAAATGGATTGTGAATTGTAGGCCAACATTTGAAGATTTACTCAAAACATTTCCGCCACTAAAGGATCTAGCCATACAC TTTCAGAAGGATTTCTGTTGCAATTTTCCAGAATCAAATGATTTTTTGGCTCATTGGGAGCAAATAACGCCACATGTTATCTCTTGGGCAAGgcaaaaaacatatttgatgGTGAAGCAGATTCTTGCTGAGCTTGATATGCAAGACAACCATTCTATAG gaaTTGAAATGGATTTTGCATTCTTATTACTCCCCTTAATAATAAAAGTGCCATCAAAGAATAAAAGTTGTGCATCAGCTGCTGAAGTTGCAGaacatttcatttaa